The sequence AGAAGTTGATGGCTGTACATTTTCACATCACTGTTTTACAACCATTCACTCAGTTCATTATTTCACATaaaagtacacatacatacatacatacatacatacatacatacatacatacatacatacatacatacatacatacatacatacatacatacatacatacatacatacatacatacacacatacatacatacatacatacatacatacatacatacatacatacatatcaatcGGTGTaatccctctgtctgtctgtctgtctgcctgtttatttatttgtgtatttatttattcatgtctAACATGCAGCATGGGCTCCCTTTCATACggttgaaaattgaaaattgtaactGAAATTGTGGACTGCATaattcagtctttgtcaacagactGACCCACTTTTCACAGCACGTGACCTTCaggacacgtgagcctaataagggggtCATAAGTGGATGTTCAAGTTGTATCGCCTTCCGTCTTGCCAGGGACAGACTAACACAGGACCGTGTGAGGAATCAGGGGAGACGGAGAGATAACTCAAAACtagattttttaaaactttagaGCATAGGCGATCAAGCTCCAGCACATCGCAAGTCTCCCAGCATATGCACATTGATTCACCAGGACATTTTGTTGGCACGGTTGCATGAGGAGGGAAGGAAATCGTTTTCTGGATAgcgggtcaatctgttgacaaagactaaattgtgcagtcgaaaatttcaggtacaattttcaagtttgtgtttggaacaaaagttaaattcgaaaacacagtcacttgtgaacaaATGTACGTGCTGTTCAAGGATGCCCACTATGcaaaaataatgacgttattaggtatttattaCGTATGAATATACGGTGTTGTATCCGTGACAGACGCCGAcgacggtattttttgaatattcgaaAATGACTATTACCGTCAATGTCATTGTATTATGAGTATCCTTGAATAacatattagctcacaagtgactgtgattcGATACTATGGTTTATTAACACACATGCATTTAGATTTGAAGATGTACATGGTTGTTCTTGacacaagtgtgtgtgtgtgtgtgtgtgtgtgtgtgtgtgtgtgtccttgGAGGCTCTTCCTCCTTGATATGTCAAATGTGCAAAACGGACACGTGTAGCATAGTTACGCAGCTATGTGCCTTGTTGAACTACCATATTTCAAAGACATATTTGTGTACACATCACGGCGATCGTTTACTGTAAAAGAATTGCGGACGAATAAGAACATGAAATTCTAGTGGTCTTGTCCAAGGCCAAAAGTAATTGTAAGGCAGATTTTTACAAATAGATTTGCAGTGTTAGAGGGTTAGAACAAAGCACCAGAACTCCACCGTTGTCCTTCTCagtaacatttacatacatctACTCTTTGTAATCGGCACTTCAACATTATGCATATTCTAACACAATAACCGCCTCATCTACCCAAGGTAAGGACACATTCTATTCTTTACCTCAGGTCATAGTTCATCTGGTCATGGTTCACTGGTCTGGCCAGTGCATTACAGAAGGCTTAcacacgtgatacaacaagccaGACAAAACAATCAATTTATCAACACAACAATATACAAGGCTTTCTTACACTCTTCAGTGATCGACCTAGATCATGTCACATAGTATGTAAGTCTAACTGTTAGACCCACGGGCAATTTTGCCATCTTTCAAAGCGATCACAGGTCATAGGTCACAAATACGCCGTCGAGCCGGCCATATTTAAATGGCTTCGTTCGGAGGTTTGGTGAATATTGACAACAGAGAAGTCAGTCGAGGGTCATATACGGTAAATTCAGCAGTATTCGAACAATTGCGACTACTAGAAGTAAATGTTGCACACTCGGATAGGCGAGCAACTCATATTTTTATGTCACATTTATTGATTAATGTGTCCATTTATGATGAATGATTTCATGATCCCGTTTGATCCCGGGGCCCAGACTGTGGCGATTGCTCCTCGTCTAGATGATCCCGATAGAACTAGAAACGAAGTAACAATATATAAGAAGTGTTGCTCGTCGGATCGACTACCAGGGTTTGGaaacatttcattataattatCATAGAGGTGTTTATCCTTGTATGTGTGGCTACATGTACCCAAAGAATACTCTCATGATAAAAATGACTAGTACAATACTGATAGTCCTTAACATGTACTTCTATCGATTTATGTCTTTTGGTGCCATACGCATCAGTCGAGTCATTTTAACATCCCTCCCTAGTACGCTTCGCCAGAAGGCGGGGTACTTTATACAGTACCCGTCTGGCCCTGTACGGCCGTATCTCAGACATGTAATGGCAAATCCATTCTAGGCTCGTACACAAAAGCGACATAATATAGgggttatatatataatgtctaTTTATAATCTTATTACAGAAATAATCACCAGGGATAAAGATGGCAAATCAAATGTTATGTGTTGAAGACTATGAACgtgcatttcaacaacatttacGCCCAGTCTTCTGGGTTAGTCTTACTGCTGGTTGCGATGAAGAAATCACATTGACAGAGAATAGAGAAGCATTTAAAAGGTTGGTTGTTGTATTTATCACTTCCTAGTATTCATTACGGCCTCAAAGCTGTGAAAACGTCATTGCAACTATATAATATTCATCtgcatatattataattacataatgtaaacatattagactatttatttatttaccatccaacaggcattgtcCAATAACAGGATGAGGGATCAGTGATtttgcaggaggaaaccggagtgcccgggaaaaacctgcgttgttcggttcGGTAGAGGTAAACTGAAccacactcttcttacttacagcttggtaaatttaatcaaacccagcatGGATTCgaaccccgactgcagtggtaGGTGGCAAGTGgttttaaccactcggccaccgacaacccaggcctcattgttattgttatcatGACATTTCTTTTCTATATCTTGGCAGTTTTTGTTTAATATTAACCAAAACATAAATGTCTACAGTTGTAGGTCACAATGTCATTAATTGATTTATCTGCACGTTATTCTTTTTACGGTTATCCATTAACAAATGTACTTTAGACTCTAAAATTGATGTCAATATGACATAGTCCTGTTTCATAGTGTTTGTTTTAAGGAAAGTCATTGATCGATTTAGAACAGTCGACATTTACAACCAAGATTATTACTTTGGCTAAAGTATAGTCAAtgcaataatattataatactaacaccattgttttcaattttacaaaCCCGCTCAGTTGAagtaattgaaattgtaatatgtGAATTATAATTTCTACTTGGTACAGACAGAaagttacattgtaatatttgcaGAACGTGATTTATTTGATAACtacattgttttgaataattaaagCGGCAAATATTTCTGGTATTGATGCATGATGTACCCAAATATATGgtatttgaagcttgcattctaaatattgtctaattatcaaaagtcattaattatgcaaataacttttTTCTATAAAAAAACTATAACAAAcatgtgcactttgttatcatcaatgataAAAGGTATCACAAAAATGAGGAATTCACTAAATGGGAACAAAGGTGAAGCTGGTTTTTTCATACCTCCAATCTTATACATAAGGGATAGAAAGAAAGGGCCCTTTTTACCAGCCATGCATCGCGCAATTTCTTAACTGTGGGTTAGAAGAAGCCTGCTGTACACTGGAGCgatgcattctgggaaacaaaaacaatgaaaggAGCGCCTAATTTCTTTTAACCTATGCCTAagcaattttgaaaaaagattTAGAGCTCCcaactttttttgttttcaagaatTAAATGCCTCGCCCAACTTTACTGGAGGCGGGAGGGGGCATGAAACACCACCAATTTCTTATCTCTATTTTAGAGAGCTCCCACCTATGCATAATTCATAAAGATGACTTTTCCAGTCCAGAAATATTAAGAAATGATGTGGCTACAATCAAATCAACTTCATTTTTGTTCCTCTTTaaacaaaatccaaaataatatttcaaaaattcaaaataatatttcaaaaattataaataatatctgAAAATGATGACTTCTTTCTAGGCTCAGAATAAGACCACGCTTGCTACGAGATGTGTCCTCACGAGATTTGTCAACTACTCTGCTTGGTCACAGTGTAGATTTCCCTATTGGCATTGCGCCAACAGCTTATCACTCATTTGTACATCCAGAAGCGGAAGTGGCAACAGCTAGGGGTATGGTGAGGCTAAGCTTAAGGTTaaccacagggggcagcgagcatgtaactgattgatcgatcgataaatcaatcaatcaaaaaatccaccgatcgatcgatcaatcagttagatgctcgctgccccctgtgggttaacgtttaaataagtATTTAAGTTTCCGTAATATTGTGCCAACATTTAGGAACATCGAGTTTGTTTTCCAGAACTGATAACATCGTTGTGATGGATAAGGTTCGCGAACATCACGATTAAGGTTATGAAACATACAAACTATCTCTTATAATTAAAACtttctaattaattaattaaataattaattgcCACCCCCCCGGGAATACATTATATGAAAACTCTTGACCCATCCTTTGTCATAGTATGAATAATACTGAATAATTTGACATGCTATGGCGTGAACGACCCATCCTTTGGGTTGGGGAGAGAAAGAAGGAAGACGGTTTAGAGTTCGCTTACACGGTTGATTGATGGCTATATCTTCAACATGATGTATGCTATATCATAGTCTATGGCTATATGTAGTGATGGTGACATATCctaattgtttgattcattctaCAGCTTCCAAGGCCATGAATACTTGTATGATCCTGAGTCAACATTCGGATATTTCATTGGAAAAGGTAGCAGAAGAAACACCAAATGGACTGAAGTGGGCTAACATTTATTTGTTCAAAGATCGCGAGATTACACGAGACATGGTCAAGAGAATAGAAAAGCATCATTACAACGGCATTGTGGTTACTATTGACAACCCGTCACTTGGTAACAGGATACGGGCAAAAcgaatatttttaaaagaaaatatggaaCTATTAAGGCCTGGGCTTGGAAGTCTTGATAAATATTGTAAGGTATTCATAGCATGTTATCATCTCATCTTTCTCGATCATTCTTTTATCGTGATTACATATCGATGTTTCAGAAAGCAAACGTTAGGTCGTACCCTCTGAGGCCAGATTCCAAAACTGACTGTCCAAATATCTTGCAAGATAAAGGATTTAAAAGATGTTATTAAACTCGTTTAGTTTTTATGATTTAATAATCAAACATCAAATGCATTTATCAATATACTGCAATTACTTCCCCGTTTTATACTATTGTTATaaggaaaacacacacacacacacacacacacacacacacacacacatcagagTTCTCATCAGTGAGACACctttattaatatatatgattttttttaggGCAGGAATACAGCTGAAAAATGGGAACATCGTAAAGTTCTTCAGTTATATGCAAGAGATCCTAGTGCAACATGGGAGTACATTGATTGGTTGCGTTCACTGACCAGACTACCAATTATTCTGAAGGGTATACTAACAGCAGAAGACGCCATATTGGCTGTTCAACATGGCGCCAATGCTGTTATGGTATCAAATCATGGCGGTCGAGCATTGGACAGTTCGCCAGCCACAGTAAGTAAACGAATGAGAAAACCACGAAAATCCGATCTACACTATATCACTCATGCAAATGAAAAATCTGAACTCCATcgtattttaaattttaaacgTGCTTATTCTCGCCATGCATACGTATGCCCTTGTGTGGATCGAGTTATTAGGGTGAGTTGTATTTGCGTTTTTTAGCTGTCTGCATGGTAGTGTGTTTACAGGAGTAGAAATAATGCAATATAGACAATTTAGAGAAAAAACTAAAAAGCCacgaaaagaaaaacaaacactcACTCATGGGTTGTACCCACATATATGATGGAGTAATTTTTTGACGCACAGATACAAGCATTACCTGAAGTAGTCCGTGCCGTTGGTAATAAGACGGAAGTGTATGTCGATGGGGGTATACGTACCGGAAATGACGTATTCAAAGCCCTAGCGTTGGGGGCTAAGGCTGTATTTGTAGGAAGACCTTCATTATATGGACTTGCACATTCTGTAAGTAAACATCTATCATACGTCATTAAGGAGGAATTTGTATGACTTTCTAGTTTTCATCTCACAAAGACAACCTAAAGCCATTATGCTAATTGTATATGCTTATTCCTGAAGAAGCAAAGACTCCCTGGCAAGGACTGtcgtatatatatgtacaggcTTACAAGGGTGCATGTACAGATCTGACAGCAAATAATAAGTCTAACAGGTTAAGCAACATGACGGCGATATGGTAGGAACATGCACTAGATATGACTGTTGGAAATTATGAATATGTGATCCTCTGACTACCACCTTGCACTCAGCATCTTACTTATCAGTAACCGATGATACCAAATCTTAAACGTCATGAATTGCTTGATTTTATAGGGCCAGGATGGAGTGAAACATATTTTAGAAATCTTGAAAGAAGAGTTGCATCAGACTATGGGATTTGCAGGTATACTATTTTTTATTCAGAATGATGCACCCTAATCTCGGAGAATATCcctaaaataaatttgatgtgtGTAAATATAACTGTTATTTTGATGGAGTCTTGAATATTTCTAGCTCTTCttaaacatgtaaatattttccttTTGATAACTGGGAACAGTCGTGGTTTTAATGACTACCCACGTCTATATAAGCTATAAGCACTCAAATTATCGACTTGAAACACTGTGGATGATTGATTTGGTTACAAACACACAACAAAGACAAAGCGAGAGACTTATAGTGCAAAACGATAAACGGCCAACAAGCGTTCAAAGTAACACAAGAATGCAAGTTCTtctatattctattctattctattctattctattctattctattctattttattttattttattttattttattttattttattttattctattctactctattctattatactgtattctattctattctattctattctattctattttattctattctattctattctattctattctattctattctattctattcagagtctatttattttttaactaGCATTAAAAAGTGTGTTGCGTAAAATAGATGCATAGGACAAAGGGTACACCGTGTACTCAGCACGTGTAGTAAAAACTCTTGTAAATATTTGTCGCCTTTACACCTGATTTTGTTTGTTCTTCTATTTCAGGTTGCTGTACTCTGTCAGACATTACACCTTCCTATGTTGTACACGAGTCTTTCTATGCAAAGTTATAAATTACCTTCCTGAAGATTAGACATTATCAGGTTTTGCTTCCCAACATGTAGCGAGTAAATTATGTACCATACATAACTTGCTAGATTATCATGTTTGTCTTGAGAGACTGAGAGAACATCGAAGATGAATTTGAGAACACCAGGATGTCTTACCTGCTACCTCAGCTATTTCAAACCTTTAAAAGAGTGAAATCCACTGATTAACTTAATTTCTTAAAGGGATTCCATTGAATTACACCACATCCATTCCCAAGTTTAAAACCTCTAATTCCGTTGAGAATATTAAAGCATTTTAAACTTTATCAAAAGTGCTGACGCATTTAGACGATCACCAGTTTTGAATCATTAATTAATGCACAGACAACcctgttagttgtctgtgattaATTATagacaatttacatacatacaaacatacacatgcacatacatacatacatacatacatacatacatacacaaacatatatatacatacacatccatacatacatacatacatatatacatacatacatacatacatacatacataaacatatatatatacatacacatccatacatccatacatacatacatacatacatgcatacatacatacatacatacatacatacatacatacatacatacataaacatatatatacatacacatccatccatccatccatacatacatacatacatacatacataggtaattattattttattcactgtgcTATTAAAATATAGATACACAAAACTTAAGGCAATGGTACCGCTATacataagagagagagagagagagagagagagagagagagagagagagagagagagagagagagagagagagagagagagagagagagagagagagagagagagagagagagagagagagagagagagagagagagagagagagagagagagagagagagagagagagagagagagagagagagagagagagagagagagaggggggggggagagagagagagagagagagagagagagagagagagagagagagagagagagggggggagggagggagggagggagggagggaggggggggagggagggggaggagggagggaggtagAGCCCAGTTGTGGCTGAAATCAGAATACTTTATTACACAGAATAAAAGTAATGTTAAAAGCTCAGCGTATACGAAGCGGATGGTAACTAATATTGGTATAACGGATGTATGATCGTGTtgatagatataaatatatatacaacatctGTTCATGTAAGCGATGATAGTACGTacatgttatttgccaaataccgttccatatcttgctgcgagaggtaatttttccggtaataacggagagccggaggcgagccgttataccggaaaaattacctcgagcagcaagatgtggaacagtatttggcaaataacatacttatacgtcacctgcgactacgaaattcaatttttgaatgtctaaaaatgctgtttcattttaaaacaaaatcacttccgcgttatactttTGGGCGTAGTATCACGTACTTCTCTAATGACTGCAgtgcggttgtttacatctcagccttaactttatcatccaatcagactGCGCGTTTGCTcggtagtatgacgtaatgtttactatttgcatatcactcaaagATATACTCAAACTTATAACCTTCAGcagaaaaatgagtgcgtctttgttttgcgtactgtattccattaaatgtacagaaatgttcgtgatatactttgttgttctagttaagcaaaaattgcaccctctgtggtggtaattttgatatccttcataaatttaggaattcatgttcaCGATCGCGTGACGATCGTGCGTTCGCCGTATTTGGACTATCGCCGTTCTGCATggaatttttgacattttccctctgacacaaaacatacagttcaaagacttgttacaatgtatacaactgtgatattttgttcgatttatattaaatttggCATTTGGAAATGTTggttatagctgtatttctagttgtctgcttgGTTTGTTTACAAAGAGACGtccagtgatcacgtgatacaacaagcaaaaatacggctgttggtgaaaaatacgcctgtgtatctgcagggctctcgaccaatcagaatgcgagattggtgacaggtgacgtataatgaCATTTATGAGATTTACGAGAATATTCTTGAAGTTGAAATGACCTCTGATGTCTCAGacacgtacaatgtacatggaaaatgtcatatatttatacatttttaatgtatttcattgtttttactCGGTCATGTCCAATATTAGTGattatgtgtatatttgttgttattgttattgttgttgttgctgttgttgttgttgatgatatGGTTTGGTAAAATAGACGCAGCAACAGCTTTGAGCCTTACTTAAGCTTTCCCGTGGTTCATCGACCGACATCCTGCCATTCACGGGTAACTTAGACTAGCCACCGGAAGGTCTATGattaaatatattgtttgtcCTTTTGAATTGGCTACGATCATTGTGCTTTTGCGATTTTCTTCTTCGTATACCGTATACTCATTGACATTTGAACTATGCCATGTATCATTCGACCTCGTCGGGTTAATCGTTGTAGCGCCATCAAGCACGAGTTAAtataaacacagacaagtaaagaAACGCATTGACGTAGACATGTAAATTTCAATACCGACTGTGGTTCCATCAGAAggacattctcgcaaaccagagctgttatttcttcggTTACACTTCCACGTTTTCGacgttgccgtaaaagaggccgggGTTTGCGAAGAAGCAGGAGGACAGCGTTGTACGTATACGTTGATACTCAATTCATATCCAAAGCTTGTTAAATACCCATGATTTCTACATACGGGTAGGcttgtgttttcattttactcatGAACAGTCATGTTAAATTGCCACATTTTGTAAACCGGACGACTTGATATTGGGTTCTGATCACACAATGGATGCATTGCATGTCTACTAAATCCTCGCCCATAGCGTTCTTGGTtatattataattgtaaaaGATCAGTTTGAACATTACAAAACCTCGATACCGCTAGACACCGTTTACCCATTGCTTCATCACAATGAAAAGCGCGAATAGAGGTCACTCTGAGGTCAAAGCGTCTAGCCAATCAATCTGCTGTATTTGTAGATGTCAGAGTTCAGGCTATACAAGGCAGTGTTTTTCCATAATATGAAAGAATTGTGACATAAGTCAAGGGATTGACAATTTGCTGTAACCATATGTGATTATGAATATTCCTAATAGATTTATGTGACGTGTCAGTCGTCACGTGGTATATGCCGTCAACAACAGTACAGGTATCCAGACACAGTAAAGTTTGAATCAGAACATGAGGTAAAACTTAACACAGATGGCACTGGTTCAggtgtgtttgaaatatgagccAAAACGTTCCATTACTTTTACagattttactttgatattactggcgctggtacaattatgttattctccaatatatttcttcattcagccggaaaatactggTGACCTAAGGGTTTAGTCGCTACGAATAGCtggacgagtagtgacaaagtcccccttatgtcactcgtattttccttggctgaaccaagaaaaatactggggaataacatctaaatagcTTTTGATTGTGTCTTATAATTGCTAGTCTATGCAATCCGTGCCTCAACCTGGAATTACATATAGTCACAGTTGAAAGAAGCAATTGCAATGCTaggtatatataatattatttgctCTTGACCTAGGTACCATAACTAAAAATATGGCAAATCAAATGCTGTGTGTTGAGGACTATGAACATGCTTTTAAACAACATTTAAATATTGCCTATTGGGCTTACTTTACCACTGGTTGTGATGAAGAAATCACCCTGAAGGAGAATCGAGAAGCTTTTAAAAGGTTAGttcaacttttatattttcactaacATTTAGTTTATTGATTCTTCTCTGTACAtttgtcacagatgacatattctagactgtaagatacgtcgtgacgtttcgccctcaccggcctcctctctctgttaggggttggccgatgtttgagggcgccccgtcacggcgtaccttacagactagacaTATTCGTACTTTCAGTAAATTCAATCGCttgtcctagtttgactgaaaggccaacagactgtctcaaggatattggATTCAGACCACAAAATTTCAAGCGTACTCGAGTACATGAGATGACAGTCTGCATTCCATAGATAGcgaggattcatagtgatcattcatcaatattttgagAATACTTTTTAGGGCATATTAACGCCTCCTgtattaattatttggccattggccatgcgttaggtaaatttagactttaaggacgtcacaataaaagAACGCTTGGGACTGGCAGCTGGGGCACTTGGCGTCGgggggaagtcaatgaacgaggcacttcCTAAGTGCTTGCCTTGGTTCTAGAGTAGACTTTTGAACATAAACTGTGTGTAGTcggagctaattccctaaagttcAAGTGGTGATAAcggtacatacagaagttgagtcggacTAAGATgtgagagtgattcgagtgtaGTTACTTGGTCTGTGTGCGAAGACGAAAAGTAACACATTCATTTGAATTCGGAAATTTAAATACACATAATATAGATCAGACCATATTGTAATTCGTATTCGTATATTGGCAAGTATTAAAGCGAATCCTCATGTAAAAC comes from Glandiceps talaboti chromosome 11, keGlaTala1.1, whole genome shotgun sequence and encodes:
- the LOC144442368 gene encoding 2-Hydroxyacid oxidase 2-like, with product MANQMLCVEDYERAFQQHLRPVFWVSLTAGCDEEITLTENREAFKRLRIRPRLLRDVSSRDLSTTLLGHSVDFPIGIAPTAYHSFVHPEAEVATARASKAMNTCMILSQHSDISLEKVAEETPNGLKWANIYLFKDREITRDMVKRIEKHHYNGIVVTIDNPSLGNRIRAKRIFLKENMELLRPGLGSLDKYCKGRNTAEKWEHRKVLQLYARDPSATWEYIDWLRSLTRLPIILKGILTAEDAILAVQHGANAVMVSNHGGRALDSSPATIQALPEVVRAVGNKTEVYVDGGIRTGNDVFKALALGAKAVFVGRPSLYGLAHSGQDGVKHILEILKEELHQTMGFAGCCTLSDITPSYVVHESFYAKL